One region of Verrucomicrobiales bacterium genomic DNA includes:
- a CDS encoding sigma-54-dependent Fis family transcriptional regulator: MKYRVLVVDDQEPLRDVIRMMLETGGYETIEVGDSAALQTAFGGPPPDAVLLDLKLPDADGLDLLPLIKRQWPSAEVIVLTGHASFEAAVEAIKRGAFHFQQKPIDPKGLLNLIAKALERKSLHEETRALRATVTALSGGAVPVFNSPSMKKVLTLLERVAPSDAAILITGESGSGKEVIADLVHALSGRKGQCVKINCAALPKELIESELFGHKKGAFTDAKADKAGLFREANGGTLLLDELAEMPIETQSKLLRVLQDKKIRPVGDSTDFPVNCRIIAATNRKIEEAIRSGKLREDLYYRIGVVSVHLPPLRERREDIMPLAMSFLKRFATQENRPPMGFTPAAEERLMQFDWPGNIRQLVNEIYRAVLICDQPQIDTEHLNLPQYSQAEDAPIPGLTLMERTERAKIIEVLEQTGGNKFKTAKILGIGRQTLYNKLKQYQIAA, encoded by the coding sequence ATGAAGTATCGAGTTTTGGTAGTGGACGACCAGGAACCGCTCCGGGATGTCATCAGGATGATGCTAGAGACCGGCGGTTACGAGACCATCGAGGTTGGCGATTCAGCTGCGCTCCAGACCGCTTTTGGCGGTCCTCCCCCGGATGCCGTGCTGCTTGATCTCAAGCTTCCCGATGCGGACGGTCTCGATCTCCTGCCTCTCATCAAGCGCCAATGGCCTTCGGCCGAGGTGATTGTTCTGACCGGTCACGCCTCGTTCGAGGCGGCGGTTGAAGCGATCAAGCGGGGCGCATTTCACTTTCAACAAAAGCCGATCGACCCCAAGGGTTTGCTCAATCTGATCGCAAAAGCTCTCGAGCGGAAGAGTCTTCACGAGGAGACCCGTGCCCTGAGAGCGACGGTCACCGCCCTCAGTGGGGGTGCTGTGCCGGTCTTCAACTCTCCTTCGATGAAGAAAGTGCTGACCTTGCTGGAGCGAGTCGCTCCCAGCGATGCGGCCATCCTGATTACGGGTGAGAGTGGCTCAGGCAAGGAGGTCATCGCCGATCTCGTCCACGCCCTCAGCGGTCGCAAGGGTCAATGCGTGAAGATCAACTGCGCGGCCTTGCCCAAGGAGCTGATCGAGAGCGAGCTGTTCGGACACAAGAAGGGTGCTTTCACCGACGCCAAGGCCGACAAGGCCGGGCTGTTTCGGGAGGCTAACGGCGGCACCTTGCTGCTTGATGAATTGGCGGAGATGCCCATCGAGACCCAGAGCAAGTTGCTGAGAGTTTTGCAGGACAAAAAAATCAGGCCCGTTGGCGATTCTACGGACTTCCCGGTCAACTGCCGGATCATTGCCGCCACCAATCGCAAGATTGAGGAGGCGATCCGATCCGGGAAGCTGCGCGAAGATCTGTATTATCGCATCGGTGTGGTTTCTGTTCACCTTCCCCCTCTGCGTGAACGACGCGAGGACATCATGCCTCTGGCGATGTCCTTCTTGAAGCGGTTCGCCACGCAGGAGAATCGGCCGCCGATGGGATTCACCCCCGCGGCCGAGGAGCGGTTGATGCAGTTCGATTGGCCGGGGAACATCCGTCAGCTGGTCAACGAGATTTATCGGGCCGTTCTGATCTGCGACCAGCCCCAGATCGACACCGAACATCTGAATCTTCCGCAATACAGCCAGGCCGAGGACGCCCCCATTCCGGGTTTGACACTGATGGAGAGGACCGAACGCGCCAAGATCATTGAGGTTCTTGAACAGACCGGCGGGAACAAATTCAAGACCGCCAAGATTCTTGGAATCGGTCGGCAAACCCTCTACAACAAACTCAAGCAATACCAGATTGCGGCCTGA
- a CDS encoding gamma-glutamyl-gamma-aminobutyrate hydrolase family protein, which produces MTPRPPLILVAPQTGKASPGSGGLQSSLSESYAAAIRAADGIPLILSCLVDETYVREVVGLADGILLTGGDDVDPALYAPRISQKLRATMSFDGPERDAFELLVIQETFRRRIPLMAICRGMQILNVALGGTLIADIPSEVPSPIINHRRIDAKESLVHEVDISPGSLFASAVGCLKMGVNSTHHQAVGRLAKVLQPSAVSRDGIVEGMELGSAHMDVLPYLLAVQFHPERLWARYREHLELFRSFTAACRRNRQ; this is translated from the coding sequence ATGACACCTCGACCTCCTCTTATTCTTGTGGCTCCGCAAACGGGTAAAGCATCCCCGGGATCCGGTGGTTTGCAGAGCAGCCTGTCGGAGTCCTACGCCGCCGCCATCCGCGCCGCCGATGGGATTCCCCTCATTCTCAGCTGTCTGGTGGATGAAACCTATGTCCGAGAGGTGGTAGGCTTGGCCGACGGTATTTTACTGACAGGAGGTGACGATGTAGATCCTGCGCTCTATGCCCCCAGGATATCCCAGAAGCTCCGAGCGACCATGTCCTTCGACGGACCGGAACGTGATGCCTTCGAACTGCTCGTCATCCAAGAGACTTTTCGTCGGCGTATCCCCTTGATGGCCATTTGTCGAGGCATGCAAATCCTGAATGTGGCTTTAGGGGGCACCTTGATTGCCGATATACCTTCTGAGGTGCCATCGCCTATTATTAATCACCGCCGGATCGACGCCAAAGAGAGCCTTGTTCATGAGGTGGACATCTCTCCTGGGTCTCTGTTTGCGTCGGCTGTGGGATGTTTGAAAATGGGCGTGAATAGTACTCACCACCAAGCGGTGGGCAGGCTGGCTAAAGTTTTACAGCCATCTGCCGTTAGTAGAGATGGTATCGTTGAGGGAATGGAGTTGGGATCAGCTCACATGGACGTGTTGCCATACCTGCTGGCCGTTCAGTTCCATCCGGAACGCCTCTGGGCGCGATATCGGGAACATCTGGAATTATTCCGGAGTTTCACCGCGGCTTGCCGCAGGAATCGGCAATAG
- a CDS encoding c-type cytochrome yields the protein MNFFSHAILSPGLRLGLGLVVAGLAAHLPRTTSLAAESDFPKVFNTQEETIPLLTPKEALSRIQVPEGFRVSLFAGEPDVQQPMSITTDARGRLWVVENYTYSENAVNFHPTLRDRILILEDSDDDGRFDQRTVFWDQGRKLTSIAVGLGGVYALCPPQLLFLPDRNADDVPDAEPQVLLDGWSDGVIRHTIANGLKWGPDGWLYGRQGILGTSEVGAPGTAKADRVSVNVGIWRYHPASRRVEVVARGTTNPWGHDWDEFGQLFFINTVIGHLWHVVPGAYYKRMFGEHENRHLYELIDQTADHFHWDTREIWHDIRKLGVTPTTSQAGGGHAHSGLMIYLGDNWPASYRNSVFAVNYHGKRLNQDRIERRGAGYVGKHAPDLMHSSDPWFRGIDLVYGPDGGVFVADWSDIGECHDHEGIHRTSGRVFKLTYGAPKIAGPRDLRQLSHVELVQLQLHPNDWFVRQARLLLQERFLAGADMSQARAQLRELFDAQPEVSRKLRAWWCLHVTGGVETSWLLSHLRDPHEQLRVWAIQLLVDSQPHSPEVMAQFVDLARTEASGLVLAFLAGTLQKAPPANRWELAEVLSSRSEFANDPTYPLLVWYAIQPAVALHQARAADLAERCGLPKIRRFVTRQLAEDWDQNLALMDRFISGLAKNSEVAHQTAMLGGMVDALRGWRKAQAPSAWTVLAPRLSASSSEEVRGLTRELSVVFGDGRAMDELRQRVGDGSADLASRRQALRALVQSRADNLVSLIQPLLAELEMASDGIQALAALGSAETPELLLKHYRSLRSAAAKTEAIQALASRPAFAIALLDAVGKGTISRDEVGVVQVRQLRSLEVPHISRRVDEFWPLSRSLSAEKQQRLAEFKARLPVEAVNQADASRGRKLFQQACATCHKLFGEGGQVGPELTGSDRRNLDYLLDNLLDPSGVVADNYRVSVVTLKDGRVLNGLVGQGGEKTVPVQSASESLVLERTEIESVKPSALSMMPEGLIDGLDDTQLRDLIRYLMAPAQVPLP from the coding sequence ATGAACTTCTTTTCCCACGCCATTCTCTCCCCTGGTCTTCGCCTGGGCTTAGGACTCGTTGTCGCTGGCCTCGCTGCACACCTTCCCCGCACCACAAGCCTGGCAGCGGAATCTGACTTCCCTAAGGTGTTTAATACTCAGGAAGAGACCATTCCGCTGCTGACGCCAAAAGAGGCCTTGAGCCGGATCCAGGTTCCTGAGGGCTTTCGCGTCAGTCTCTTCGCCGGTGAACCTGATGTGCAGCAGCCTATGTCGATCACGACGGATGCTCGCGGCCGGCTGTGGGTGGTCGAGAATTATACCTACTCAGAAAATGCGGTGAACTTCCATCCCACCTTGCGAGATCGCATTCTGATTTTAGAGGACTCCGACGATGATGGCCGTTTTGACCAGCGCACCGTTTTTTGGGACCAGGGTCGCAAACTTACCAGCATCGCCGTCGGACTCGGGGGCGTCTATGCGCTCTGCCCACCCCAGCTGCTCTTTCTGCCCGATCGCAATGCGGATGATGTGCCGGATGCGGAACCTCAAGTCTTGCTGGATGGTTGGAGCGACGGTGTTATCCGCCACACGATCGCCAACGGGCTTAAGTGGGGACCGGATGGGTGGCTTTACGGCCGACAGGGCATTCTGGGCACCAGCGAAGTCGGCGCGCCGGGTACGGCGAAGGCAGACCGGGTGTCGGTGAACGTGGGGATCTGGCGCTATCATCCTGCCTCGCGTCGGGTGGAGGTCGTCGCCCGCGGCACTACGAATCCTTGGGGGCACGATTGGGACGAATTCGGGCAGTTGTTTTTCATCAACACCGTGATCGGACATTTGTGGCATGTGGTTCCCGGCGCGTATTACAAGCGGATGTTCGGTGAACATGAAAACCGCCACCTCTATGAACTCATCGATCAGACCGCTGACCATTTTCATTGGGACACCCGGGAAATCTGGCACGACATTCGCAAGTTGGGCGTGACCCCCACCACCTCTCAGGCCGGGGGTGGACATGCGCACTCCGGGCTGATGATCTACCTGGGGGACAACTGGCCGGCGTCTTACCGAAACTCAGTTTTCGCGGTGAATTACCATGGTAAGCGACTCAACCAAGATCGGATTGAGCGACGTGGTGCTGGCTATGTGGGGAAGCATGCTCCGGACCTGATGCACTCCTCGGATCCTTGGTTTCGGGGCATCGATCTGGTTTACGGACCCGATGGCGGTGTTTTCGTGGCAGACTGGTCTGATATCGGTGAATGCCACGATCACGAGGGAATTCATCGAACTTCAGGTCGGGTGTTTAAACTGACCTATGGGGCTCCGAAGATCGCGGGCCCGCGCGATTTGCGGCAGCTTTCCCATGTAGAGTTGGTGCAGCTTCAGCTCCATCCCAACGATTGGTTTGTGCGTCAGGCCCGCTTGCTATTGCAGGAACGCTTCTTGGCCGGAGCCGACATGTCACAAGCCCGTGCTCAACTGCGCGAGCTTTTCGACGCCCAACCGGAGGTGAGTCGTAAACTTCGCGCTTGGTGGTGCCTCCATGTCACCGGTGGCGTGGAGACTTCCTGGTTACTATCCCATCTTCGCGACCCGCACGAGCAGCTGCGCGTTTGGGCCATACAACTGTTGGTGGACAGCCAGCCACATTCGCCTGAGGTGATGGCCCAGTTCGTAGACCTCGCCCGAACCGAGGCTTCCGGTTTGGTCCTGGCGTTCTTGGCTGGGACGCTGCAAAAGGCGCCTCCGGCGAATCGGTGGGAGCTGGCCGAAGTGCTGTCGTCTCGATCCGAATTCGCTAACGATCCCACGTATCCCCTGTTGGTCTGGTACGCCATCCAGCCCGCTGTCGCTCTTCACCAAGCCCGAGCCGCAGACCTGGCGGAGCGTTGCGGGCTTCCCAAGATCCGACGGTTCGTTACCCGGCAGCTCGCGGAGGACTGGGATCAAAACTTGGCTCTCATGGACCGGTTCATTTCGGGGTTGGCAAAGAATTCAGAGGTGGCTCACCAGACCGCGATGTTGGGTGGGATGGTGGATGCGTTGCGCGGGTGGCGAAAAGCCCAGGCGCCCTCCGCCTGGACGGTCCTCGCGCCTCGGCTTTCGGCCAGTTCATCGGAGGAGGTCCGTGGGCTGACCCGAGAGCTTTCGGTGGTTTTTGGCGACGGGCGGGCCATGGACGAACTGCGCCAACGCGTTGGCGACGGATCCGCGGACCTCGCTTCCCGGCGGCAAGCGCTGCGGGCCTTGGTTCAAAGCCGGGCGGATAACCTGGTTTCCCTGATCCAGCCCTTGCTCGCCGAACTCGAGATGGCCTCGGATGGCATTCAAGCCCTGGCTGCACTCGGAAGTGCCGAGACCCCCGAGTTGCTGCTGAAGCACTATCGATCTTTGAGATCGGCGGCTGCCAAGACCGAAGCCATTCAAGCGCTGGCTTCACGTCCAGCGTTCGCCATCGCACTTCTAGATGCGGTAGGGAAGGGAACGATCTCGCGCGATGAGGTGGGGGTAGTCCAAGTACGCCAGCTGCGAAGTTTGGAAGTGCCGCATATCAGTCGGCGAGTCGACGAGTTTTGGCCTTTGTCCCGTTCCTTGTCTGCGGAGAAGCAGCAGCGCCTGGCGGAGTTCAAAGCCCGCTTGCCCGTGGAAGCGGTGAATCAGGCCGATGCCTCACGCGGACGGAAGCTCTTTCAACAGGCCTGCGCCACGTGTCACAAGCTCTTTGGTGAAGGCGGTCAGGTGGGGCCTGAGTTGACCGGCTCGGATCGTCGCAACCTGGATTACCTCCTCGACAACCTGCTGGACCCGAGCGGGGTGGTCGCCGACAATTACCGGGTGTCCGTGGTCACGCTCAAAGATGGCCGGGTTTTGAATGGTTTGGTGGGGCAGGGCGGCGAAAAGACTGTCCCGGTGCAAAGTGCCAGTGAGTCGTTGGTTTTGGAGAGGACCGAGATCGAGTCGGTGAAGCCTTCGGCTCTCTCCATGATGCCCGAGGGTTTGATCGATGGGCTCGACGACACCCAGTTGCGGGACCTCATTCGATACCTAATGGCTCCCGCTCAGGTCCCTCTCCCCTAG